From Bacteroidota bacterium, the proteins below share one genomic window:
- a CDS encoding TetR family transcriptional regulator, translating to MPGPRIPEAQRREELLQAAYRVAVRDRVGGLTTRAVAAEAGVSNGLLFFHFKNREGLVLALLDRLLEATVLVPDTTGMDDLHPAERFFRALARDVEGLPKNRDRVALLVDYWVLGTQNDEVQDRIRTALSDYREAYVPLTRAAIEHDPDRHPGVTPESLAAVATGFVEGCAMQVVMDPERFDVPAYVATLRSIVLRGLDVGVGGPA from the coding sequence ATGCCCGGCCCCCGCATCCCCGAAGCCCAGCGCCGCGAGGAGCTCCTCCAGGCTGCCTACCGCGTCGCCGTCCGCGACCGCGTCGGCGGGCTCACGACGCGGGCGGTCGCCGCCGAGGCCGGCGTGAGCAACGGGCTCCTCTTCTTCCACTTCAAGAACCGCGAGGGCTTGGTCCTCGCCCTCCTCGACCGCCTCCTCGAGGCGACGGTCCTCGTCCCGGACACGACGGGGATGGACGACCTCCACCCGGCGGAACGGTTCTTCCGCGCGCTCGCCCGGGACGTCGAGGGGCTCCCGAAGAACCGCGACCGCGTCGCGCTCCTCGTCGACTACTGGGTCTTGGGGACCCAGAATGACGAGGTCCAGGACCGGATCCGGACGGCGCTCAGCGACTACCGCGAGGCGTACGTCCCGCTCACGCGGGCCGCCATCGAGCACGACCCCGACCGGCACCCCGGCGTGACGCCGGAGTCGCTCGCGGCCGTGGCGACCGGGTTCGTCGAGGGGTGCGCGATGCAGGTGGTCATGGACCCCGAGCGGTTCGACGTCCCGGCCTACGTCGCGACGCTGCGCTCCATCGTCCTCCGCGGCCTCGACGTCGGGGTCGGGGGTCCCGCGTAG
- a CDS encoding helix-turn-helix domain-containing protein — protein MSLAWMGRVWAAERPRRSSHRLLLLALADNANDEGVCWPSVATLGRKCATADRRTVLRQLDWLEREGFVDREKRPGRSTVYHLRGEALGGGAGVTGDAPPPGGAPPTGAEPPTRDGGPTTGGGAGGPRVGDGLPTAGVTVRPPEPTGNRPLNPQQQQPAAREAGGAIPLRMIVGDAAAAMRDEGGEDAVAVLVRRGVDRPVAEGLAARHGAEAVRQATRLYDERRRGPKPPHGPGWLVSALKRGYAGESAGGGSLLTHREMLDWCAANGGLGRTAEFEPVTVEGGEVLFRRAAE, from the coding sequence ATGAGCCTCGCGTGGATGGGCCGGGTGTGGGCGGCCGAGCGCCCACGGCGGAGCAGCCACCGGCTGCTCCTGCTCGCGCTGGCCGACAACGCGAACGACGAGGGTGTGTGCTGGCCGAGCGTGGCCACGCTGGGGCGTAAGTGCGCGACGGCCGACCGGCGGACGGTCCTCCGACAGCTCGACTGGCTCGAGCGCGAGGGGTTCGTCGACCGCGAGAAGCGGCCGGGCCGGAGCACGGTGTACCACCTCCGCGGCGAGGCGCTGGGCGGTGGGGCCGGGGTCACGGGCGACGCCCCGCCCCCGGGTGGCGCTCCGCCCACGGGCGCGGAGCCGCCCACCCGTGACGGCGGGCCCACGACGGGGGGCGGGGCCGGTGGCCCACGGGTGGGTGACGGCCTGCCCACGGCGGGCGTGACGGTGCGCCCACCCGAACCCACAGGGAACCGTCCCCTGAACCCTCAGCAGCAGCAACCCGCCGCGCGCGAGGCGGGCGGGGCCATCCCGCTCCGGATGATCGTGGGGGATGCTGCTGCTGCGATGAGAGACGAGGGTGGGGAAGATGCCGTCGCCGTCCTGGTGCGCCGCGGCGTGGACCGGCCGGTCGCCGAGGGGCTGGCAGCGCGGCACGGGGCCGAGGCCGTCCGCCAGGCGACGCGGCTGTACGACGAGCGCCGGCGGGGCCCGAAGCCGCCGCACGGGCCGGGCTGGCTGGTGTCGGCTCTGAAGCGGGGGTACGCCGGCGAGTCGGCCGGCGGGGGCTCGCTCTTGACGCACCGCGAGATGCTCGACTGGTGCGCGGCGAACGGCGGGCTCGGACGGACGGCCGAGTTCGAGCCGGTGACGGTCGAGGGCGGGGAGGTCTTGTTCCGGCGCGCGGCCGAGTGA
- a CDS encoding S24 family peptidase, with protein sequence MPRSSGPSTPTAPDGSPIDPARFAASVAAALAERDLSQADLARSADVSRSSVSRYLSGALTPSREVAARVLDALELSWDDVAQAAPPAPANVVLVPRDGYASGAPSAEQGYVNGDGHAEGEPVSSALERDPYPRDELVRLTGMNPDRLRSCTVVGDSLVPEIPPNTRAVYVPVEDHIGDGLYVVAIDDAHVVKRVQRLADGTLRLLPYNPDYEPETLTPVKDADTENTYRTGTGGIAVVRFIGKVVYYPKAA encoded by the coding sequence GTGCCCCGCTCCTCCGGCCCCTCCACGCCGACCGCCCCCGACGGCTCGCCCATCGACCCCGCCCGGTTCGCCGCCTCCGTCGCCGCGGCCCTCGCCGAGCGCGACCTGTCTCAGGCCGACCTCGCCCGGTCCGCCGACGTCTCGCGCTCGTCGGTCTCGCGCTACCTCTCCGGCGCGCTCACGCCGTCGCGCGAGGTGGCCGCCCGCGTCCTCGACGCCCTCGAGCTCTCGTGGGACGACGTGGCCCAGGCCGCGCCCCCGGCCCCGGCCAACGTCGTCCTCGTCCCCCGCGACGGATACGCCTCGGGGGCCCCGTCGGCCGAGCAGGGCTACGTCAACGGCGACGGCCACGCGGAGGGCGAGCCCGTCAGCTCAGCCCTCGAACGCGACCCGTACCCCCGCGACGAGCTCGTGCGCCTGACCGGCATGAACCCCGACCGCCTCCGGTCCTGCACCGTCGTCGGCGACTCCCTGGTCCCCGAGATCCCCCCCAACACCCGGGCCGTCTACGTCCCCGTCGAGGACCACATCGGCGACGGGCTCTACGTCGTGGCCATCGACGACGCCCACGTCGTCAAGCGCGTCCAGCGCCTGGCCGACGGGACCCTCCGGCTCCTCCCGTACAACCCGGACTACGAGCCCGAGACGCTCACGCCGGTCAAGGACGCCGACACCGAGAACACGTACCGGACGGGGACCGGCGGGATCGCCGTCGTCCGGTTCATCGGGAAGGTCGTCTACTATCCCAAGGCTGCGTAG
- a CDS encoding helicase-related protein has translation MVSLRDHDFRPSYGASDDRLHGFYIPALSASVRYDRSAGFFSSHTLGIAAAGLARLIARDGRMRLLVGAQLSEEDVQAIEAGASLDERVSEAMSSRLDEDAEGALRDRLAALAWMVAEGTLEVKVVLPKGPNGLPLSGAVAREYYHPKTGIFTDEAGNRLAFSGSSNESVSGWIKNYEEFFVFTSWGGGDVWIGEAQRRFDRLWTGTEPDWIAMEVPEAARKKLLRYTPDRPPSRDPHERGEDELPQPEDTEQSTLTDRAVAQYLLDAPRLLGASGLGAATSGVEPWPHQAYIAQRVVETFPRRYLVADEVGLGKTISAGLAIRQLVLSGRARRVLILTPKSVLRQWQEELFEKFVMNVPVYDGQSWVDIYGEVTPVGTGNPWDAVEVGLASSHLVKRRERQPEVLAAQPWDLVVVDEAHHARRKDFQDATAYRPNRLLELLIGLEAKTRGMLLLTATPMQVHPIEVWDLLHLLGLSGTWAADGQEYLRFFTELRQGLSAADVEYVFGLVREETEVDGLDPHFERTVSQELGPVEWQRVRGLLTDRAPARTIALLSEAGREAALALARHHTPLRRLVIRNTRDLLRRYIARGLLDASVPHRDAQPVWVGMTEAEAALYDRIEEYITHFYRTYEAERKGLGFVMTVYRRRLTSSFYAVRKSLERRLNFLRGLQAQEAANQLSAFDDDDLEELTLEFDLDEAVEDADPGLFQAEIRYVEDFLSDLTLQGSVDSKVERLLRYLHDVFRQRDTVIVFTQYTDTMDFLREELKAVYGSQVGCYSGRGGERWDGVAWVEETKAEMKRAFREGEAIKILLCTEAASEGLNLQTCGVLVNYDMPWNPMRVEQRIGRVDRIGQRYPEVWVRNYFYEGTVEARVYRALEDRIDWFENVVGRLQPILGRVGRLIQQAALTPEAEREATLQEGLNEVKDALEEAQAGFDLDTWASEAEEDRATGTPVTLADLERELAQDLPSATRFRLHPTVPKAFVVEYGGDDHTVTFDRAVADAHPSTVELLTYGHPLLPVLLREPHERVEGLVPPYARLAEAALGAVGWYEVERGEPVHMVQRLREEPPAGEEPGGDVPEAIAAVFQEALQAERERRSKHEAYQSAARESAWTAAARAIVEEATLLDLAQHYASALFADGPPPVFDQSAAQRLRRHGYPFAGLLVKTPTDGLDIRPMHPRYLELKDWNVAQLAAAFSRLKERAKRHLAALP, from the coding sequence GTGGTATCGCTTCGCGACCACGACTTCCGCCCGTCGTACGGGGCTTCGGACGACCGCCTGCACGGGTTCTACATCCCCGCGCTGAGTGCGAGCGTGCGGTACGACCGGAGCGCCGGGTTCTTCTCCAGCCACACGCTGGGGATCGCAGCGGCGGGCCTGGCGCGGCTGATCGCGCGCGATGGCCGGATGCGGCTGCTCGTGGGCGCACAACTGAGCGAGGAGGACGTCCAGGCCATCGAGGCCGGGGCGTCGCTGGACGAACGGGTTTCGGAGGCGATGAGCTCGCGCCTCGATGAGGACGCCGAGGGCGCGCTCCGCGACCGGCTGGCGGCGCTGGCCTGGATGGTGGCCGAGGGCACGCTCGAGGTCAAAGTCGTGCTACCGAAGGGTCCGAACGGGCTTCCCCTCTCGGGCGCCGTCGCGCGGGAGTACTACCACCCCAAGACGGGCATCTTCACCGATGAGGCCGGCAACCGTCTCGCGTTCAGCGGCTCCTCGAACGAGTCCGTCAGCGGGTGGATCAAGAACTACGAGGAGTTCTTCGTCTTCACCTCGTGGGGCGGGGGTGACGTGTGGATTGGCGAGGCGCAGCGCCGGTTCGACCGGTTGTGGACAGGGACCGAGCCGGACTGGATCGCAATGGAGGTGCCCGAGGCGGCGCGGAAGAAGCTGCTTCGTTACACGCCGGACCGGCCGCCGTCACGAGACCCGCACGAGCGGGGCGAGGACGAGCTTCCACAGCCGGAAGACACCGAGCAGTCCACCCTCACGGATCGTGCGGTGGCCCAGTACCTCCTAGACGCGCCGCGGCTGCTCGGAGCGTCGGGGCTGGGCGCCGCGACGAGCGGGGTGGAGCCATGGCCACACCAAGCCTACATCGCGCAGCGTGTGGTGGAGACGTTCCCCCGCCGGTACCTCGTCGCCGACGAGGTCGGGCTGGGAAAGACGATCTCCGCCGGCCTGGCAATCCGCCAGCTCGTGCTCTCAGGCCGGGCACGGCGGGTGCTGATCCTGACGCCGAAGTCGGTGCTCCGGCAGTGGCAGGAGGAGCTGTTCGAGAAGTTCGTCATGAACGTGCCGGTCTACGACGGGCAATCGTGGGTGGACATCTACGGCGAGGTCACGCCGGTGGGGACAGGTAATCCGTGGGACGCGGTGGAGGTGGGGTTGGCGTCGAGCCACCTCGTCAAGCGACGGGAGCGTCAGCCCGAAGTGCTGGCGGCGCAGCCGTGGGACCTCGTGGTGGTGGACGAGGCGCACCACGCCCGGCGCAAGGACTTCCAGGACGCGACCGCGTACCGGCCGAATCGGCTCTTGGAACTGCTGATTGGCTTGGAGGCCAAGACCCGGGGGATGCTGCTGCTTACGGCGACGCCGATGCAGGTACACCCGATCGAGGTCTGGGACCTCCTTCACCTCCTCGGACTGAGTGGGACGTGGGCCGCCGACGGCCAGGAATACCTCCGGTTCTTTACCGAGCTCCGCCAAGGGCTCTCGGCCGCCGACGTGGAGTACGTGTTTGGGCTGGTCCGGGAGGAGACCGAGGTGGACGGGCTCGACCCGCACTTCGAGAGGACGGTCAGCCAGGAGCTCGGGCCGGTGGAGTGGCAGCGGGTCCGCGGGCTACTTACAGACCGGGCGCCGGCGCGGACGATCGCGCTGCTCAGCGAGGCCGGCCGAGAGGCGGCGCTGGCGTTGGCGCGTCACCATACGCCATTGCGTCGGCTGGTCATCCGAAACACCCGTGACCTCCTCCGGCGGTACATCGCACGGGGGTTGCTCGATGCCTCCGTACCGCACCGGGATGCCCAGCCCGTGTGGGTGGGGATGACGGAGGCGGAGGCCGCGCTGTACGACCGCATTGAGGAGTACATCACACACTTCTACCGGACGTACGAGGCAGAGCGCAAGGGGCTCGGGTTCGTGATGACGGTGTACCGGCGACGGCTGACGAGCAGCTTCTACGCCGTGCGGAAAAGCCTTGAGCGTCGGCTCAACTTTCTCAGAGGTCTCCAAGCGCAAGAGGCCGCGAACCAGCTGTCGGCGTTCGACGACGACGATCTCGAAGAGCTGACGCTGGAGTTCGATCTAGACGAGGCGGTCGAGGACGCGGACCCGGGCCTGTTCCAGGCCGAGATCCGCTACGTCGAGGACTTCCTGAGCGACCTCACGCTCCAAGGCTCCGTGGACTCGAAGGTGGAGCGACTGCTGCGGTACCTCCACGACGTGTTTCGCCAGCGGGACACGGTCATTGTGTTCACTCAGTACACCGACACGATGGACTTCCTGCGGGAGGAATTGAAGGCGGTGTATGGATCGCAGGTGGGGTGTTACAGCGGACGCGGCGGTGAGCGGTGGGACGGAGTGGCGTGGGTGGAGGAGACGAAGGCCGAGATGAAGCGGGCGTTCCGGGAGGGCGAGGCGATCAAGATCCTCCTGTGCACAGAGGCAGCGAGCGAGGGGCTAAATCTCCAGACGTGTGGCGTGCTGGTCAACTACGACATGCCATGGAACCCCATGCGGGTGGAGCAGCGGATCGGACGCGTGGACCGGATTGGTCAGCGGTACCCCGAGGTGTGGGTCCGCAACTACTTCTACGAGGGGACGGTGGAAGCGCGGGTGTACCGAGCTCTGGAGGACCGCATCGACTGGTTCGAAAACGTCGTAGGTCGTCTCCAGCCCATCCTCGGCCGGGTGGGCCGTCTGATCCAACAGGCAGCGCTGACGCCAGAGGCCGAGCGAGAGGCCACGCTGCAGGAGGGGCTCAACGAGGTAAAAGACGCACTCGAGGAAGCCCAGGCAGGCTTCGACCTGGATACGTGGGCCAGCGAGGCGGAGGAGGACCGCGCCACAGGGACGCCGGTGACGCTCGCCGATTTGGAGAGGGAGCTCGCCCAAGACCTCCCCTCGGCCACGCGATTCCGGCTGCACCCAACCGTCCCGAAGGCGTTCGTTGTCGAATACGGAGGTGACGATCACACCGTGACGTTCGACCGAGCAGTGGCCGACGCACATCCGTCGACCGTGGAGCTGCTGACGTACGGGCATCCGCTCCTCCCTGTCCTCCTGCGTGAGCCGCACGAGCGGGTCGAGGGGCTCGTGCCCCCGTATGCCCGCCTGGCGGAAGCCGCGCTCGGTGCCGTCGGTTGGTACGAGGTCGAGCGGGGCGAGCCGGTGCACATGGTTCAGCGGCTCCGTGAGGAGCCTCCAGCTGGGGAAGAGCCCGGAGGCGATGTCCCGGAGGCGATCGCTGCCGTGTTCCAGGAGGCCCTACAGGCCGAGAGAGAGCGCCGCTCGAAACATGAGGCGTACCAGTCCGCGGCACGCGAGAGTGCGTGGACGGCGGCGGCGCGGGCAATCGTCGAGGAGGCCACGCTCCTCGACCTTGCGCAGCACTACGCCTCTGCGCTGTTCGCGGACGGGCCGCCTCCCGTGTTCGACCAATCGGCAGCCCAGCGCCTCCGGCGACATGGGTACCCGTTCGCAGGGCTCCTCGTCAAGACGCCTACGGACGGGCTCGACATCCGGCCCATGCACCCGCGCTACCTCGAGTTGAAGGACTGGAATGTCGCCCAGCTAGCGGCCGCGTTCTCACGGCTCAAGGAGCGTGCGAAACGTCATCTTGCTGCGCTCCCGTAG
- a CDS encoding DUF1156 domain-containing protein produces MPDRPDVLLEDWLPFETVGAESLRDQSAALKPPLNRIHVWWARRPLTVSRATIVASVLPPYDGLPERFRDRFPTEEKYQAWFLRLLGILGDPVAARKLIQADKAGKIKLTKNPYTHDRAFTVNPAPEDLALMRQILKETWGEERLTVMDPFSGGGSIPFEARRYGFNVVANELNPVACTILEGTLDFPFRFGKKLRAEIKKWGAEWVARSEKRLAPYFPKAAGENVQAYLWARTVACPTTGKPVPLTPNWWLGKDPDVAVKLLVRDDWEVPRFEIRSGADIDFDPTDGTVSYGTGRSPWKGDTIDGKHIKREAQAGRMGHMLYAVALKRSGGFDFRPPTDEDLDAIEKASAELARRRPRWEAEDVIPTEPIGISNYDRGHRLYGMENWADFFNDRQLLSLGTFSEVLAELKPEIQREVGGERARALLTYLAYVLDKAVIYNSVAGRLDPSRGIRSIFDKHNYSIVWSYGEFDAAANLLPWAVDQIADSYRDFVKLAPDADASLNGSGPLLGDLTLRKGSAADLTGVPDTSVHAVVTDPPYYDNVQYAELADFFYVWLKRTAGDLYPEWYGAQLTNKDDEAVANPARFADLGRKKGQLADRDYERKMADAFREAHRVLVDDGVLTVMFTHKKVEAWDTLATALIRSGFTVESSWPVHTESEHSLHQAKKNAAKSTILLACRKRQADGEAVWWEDIQAEVRRTARQTAEELSEAGVSGVDLYVATFGPVLSVISKSWPVLTSEIDEKTGDPLPLRPDTALSLAREEVVSLRKAGLLGGRDVAFDPLTDWTLMAWDAFQAARFPADEARKLALALNLEMEGDLVRHKIVTKKGKDVILAEPKTRRGKSAVNPEADTFDALVDAVHTAMLVYAEDGGAACEAFLKRTGLLRDGAFRSAVEAFVKAVPRVQKEGKFLRPEAAQLEALRAAFFPDIEPPEDPMEEVQAELFA; encoded by the coding sequence ATGCCCGACCGCCCCGACGTTCTCCTCGAAGACTGGCTCCCTTTTGAAACTGTGGGAGCGGAGAGCTTGCGGGACCAGAGCGCAGCGCTGAAGCCTCCGCTCAACCGGATCCACGTTTGGTGGGCCCGACGACCGCTCACCGTCTCGCGTGCGACGATTGTGGCGAGCGTGTTACCGCCCTACGACGGGTTGCCCGAGCGCTTTCGCGATCGCTTCCCGACTGAAGAGAAGTACCAGGCGTGGTTCCTTCGGCTGCTCGGTATCCTCGGCGATCCGGTGGCGGCGCGGAAGCTGATCCAGGCCGACAAGGCTGGGAAGATCAAGCTGACCAAGAACCCCTACACGCACGACCGGGCGTTCACGGTCAACCCAGCGCCAGAGGACCTCGCGCTGATGCGTCAGATTCTGAAGGAGACGTGGGGCGAGGAGCGACTGACGGTGATGGACCCGTTCTCAGGTGGCGGCTCCATTCCCTTCGAGGCGCGCCGGTACGGGTTCAACGTGGTGGCAAACGAGCTGAACCCGGTGGCCTGCACGATCCTCGAGGGGACCCTGGACTTCCCCTTCCGCTTTGGTAAGAAGCTCAGAGCTGAGATCAAGAAGTGGGGGGCGGAATGGGTAGCTCGATCAGAAAAGCGGCTAGCGCCATACTTTCCGAAGGCCGCGGGCGAGAACGTCCAGGCATACCTCTGGGCACGCACCGTGGCCTGCCCGACGACCGGCAAGCCGGTTCCGCTCACACCCAACTGGTGGCTCGGCAAAGATCCAGATGTCGCCGTCAAGCTCCTCGTCCGTGACGACTGGGAGGTACCTCGCTTCGAGATCCGGAGCGGGGCTGACATCGACTTCGACCCGACCGACGGGACGGTTTCGTACGGCACAGGTCGCTCGCCCTGGAAGGGCGACACCATCGACGGCAAGCATATCAAGCGGGAGGCTCAGGCCGGGCGCATGGGGCACATGCTCTACGCCGTCGCGCTCAAGCGATCGGGCGGTTTCGACTTCCGACCGCCGACGGACGAGGACCTCGATGCCATCGAGAAGGCATCGGCGGAACTCGCTCGACGGCGTCCACGCTGGGAGGCCGAGGATGTGATTCCGACCGAGCCCATCGGGATATCCAACTACGACCGCGGGCATCGGCTCTACGGGATGGAGAACTGGGCCGACTTCTTCAACGACCGCCAGCTTCTCTCGTTGGGCACGTTCAGCGAAGTCTTGGCCGAACTGAAGCCCGAGATCCAGAGGGAAGTAGGCGGGGAGCGAGCGAGGGCGCTCCTGACGTACCTCGCGTACGTGCTCGACAAGGCTGTCATCTACAACTCAGTAGCGGGGCGGCTCGACCCGAGTCGAGGCATCCGGAGCATCTTCGACAAGCACAACTACTCCATCGTCTGGAGCTACGGCGAGTTCGATGCGGCCGCAAACCTGCTGCCGTGGGCGGTCGACCAGATCGCGGACTCCTACCGCGACTTCGTCAAGCTGGCGCCTGACGCCGACGCCTCGCTGAACGGGAGCGGCCCGCTCCTCGGTGACCTCACACTCCGCAAGGGCTCGGCGGCCGACCTCACCGGGGTCCCCGACACCTCCGTCCACGCCGTTGTCACCGACCCGCCGTACTACGACAACGTCCAGTACGCCGAGCTGGCCGACTTCTTCTACGTCTGGCTCAAGCGAACGGCTGGCGACCTCTACCCCGAGTGGTACGGGGCCCAGCTCACGAACAAGGACGACGAGGCCGTGGCCAACCCAGCCCGGTTCGCTGACCTCGGCCGGAAGAAGGGGCAGCTCGCCGACCGCGACTACGAGCGGAAGATGGCCGACGCCTTCCGCGAGGCCCACCGCGTGCTCGTCGACGACGGCGTGCTGACGGTGATGTTCACGCACAAGAAGGTCGAGGCGTGGGATACGCTCGCGACCGCGCTTATCCGGTCCGGGTTCACCGTCGAGAGCTCGTGGCCAGTCCATACCGAGAGCGAGCACTCGCTCCACCAGGCCAAGAAGAACGCGGCCAAGAGCACGATCCTCCTCGCCTGCCGGAAGCGCCAGGCGGACGGAGAGGCGGTGTGGTGGGAGGACATCCAGGCCGAGGTCCGCCGGACGGCCCGACAGACGGCCGAGGAGCTGTCCGAGGCAGGCGTGAGCGGCGTGGACCTCTACGTAGCCACGTTCGGCCCAGTCCTCTCGGTGATCTCCAAGAGCTGGCCGGTCCTCACGAGCGAGATCGACGAAAAGACCGGCGACCCACTGCCGCTCCGACCGGACACGGCGCTGTCGCTGGCGCGCGAGGAGGTCGTTAGTCTCCGGAAGGCGGGTCTGCTGGGCGGGCGCGATGTGGCGTTCGACCCGCTCACCGACTGGACGCTCATGGCGTGGGACGCCTTCCAGGCCGCCCGCTTCCCGGCCGACGAGGCGCGGAAGCTGGCGCTGGCGCTGAACCTCGAGATGGAGGGCGACCTCGTCCGCCACAAGATCGTGACCAAGAAGGGGAAGGACGTGATCCTGGCCGAGCCGAAGACGCGGCGCGGCAAGAGTGCCGTGAACCCCGAGGCCGATACGTTCGACGCGCTCGTGGATGCAGTCCACACGGCGATGCTCGTTTACGCTGAGGACGGCGGAGCCGCGTGCGAGGCGTTCCTGAAGCGGACCGGGCTCCTGCGCGATGGCGCGTTCCGGTCGGCCGTCGAGGCGTTCGTCAAGGCCGTGCCGCGTGTCCAGAAGGAGGGCAAGTTCCTCCGCCCCGAGGCGGCGCAGCTGGAGGCGCTGCGGGCCGCGTTCTTTCCCGACATCGAGCCGCCCGAGGACCCGATGGAGGAGGTCCAGGCCGAGCTGTTCGCCTAG